A stretch of Schistocerca americana isolate TAMUIC-IGC-003095 chromosome 3, iqSchAmer2.1, whole genome shotgun sequence DNA encodes these proteins:
- the LOC124606747 gene encoding 28S ribosomal protein S18c, mitochondrial, with protein MCSPWRGWKRLLDMYKIQTVPSRCYFESTYDAPDDLVAARQKDMPDSNMENPYKRDKTLCVLCKYNIRPNYKNVKLLSQFISPYTGRVYGRHITRLCSNQQAKVEAEIKKARDAGMMAYYLKEVEFLKDPKLFNPEQPVRPHRF; from the exons ATGTGTTCACCGTGGCGTG GGTGGAAACGGTTGTTAGATATGTATAAAATACAAACAGTACCATCAAGATGCTACTTCGAAAGTACCTACGATGCACCTGATGACCTGGTAGCTGCAAGACAAAAGGACATG CCGGATTCGAATATGGAGAACCCTTATAAACGTGACAAAACGCTGTGCGTTTTGTGCAAATATAACATTAGACCTAATTACAAGAACGTGAAATTGTTGTCCCAGTTTATATCACCATACACAGGACGCGTTTATGGCAGACACATCACGCGACTCTGCTCAAACCAACAAGCGAAGGTAGAAGCAGAAATAAAGAAAGCCCGAGATGCAG GTATGATGGCGTACTACTTGAAAGAAGTGGAATTCCTTAAGGACCCAAAATTGTTCAATCCAGAACAGCCTGTGCGTCCCCACAGATTCTAG